In Paramormyrops kingsleyae isolate MSU_618 chromosome 5, PKINGS_0.4, whole genome shotgun sequence, one DNA window encodes the following:
- the LOC111845505 gene encoding uncharacterized protein — translation MKKLLGVTFCLCSVGCWVASGVITVSGYERQSVNIECSHSNAGTNLKYFCGSQCDYKDILVKTENGRPNKMNGRFSLHDHGSGTFTVTITGLRKTDTGTYWCGVERAGADTYTEVHLTVIEAPTTTPTTTTTTTTTTTTTTTRKTTPSTARLSTAPPPGTTVYNQETQPTDQLVYISVGLGVGALVFGLIVAAIIKVRLNAGKSEETISCSMQNPSMAPTGTGRRETRVDDYDVTFQQPAADTVVNLHKGPNRVTSESCKNDCIYENFTTSPLDNDLIYANTIQ, via the exons ATGAAGAAGCTCCTTGGTGTCACCTTCTGTCTCTGCTCAG TTGGATGCTGGGTGGCGTCAGGTGTGATCACAGTGTCTGGATATGAAAGACAGTCGGTCAATATTGAATGTTCTCATAGTAACGCAGGAACCAACTTGAAGTATTTCTGTGGGAGCCAATGTGACTATAAAGACATTCTCGTTAAGACTGAAAATGGTCGTCCAAACAAGATGAATGGGAGGTTCTCCCTGCATGATCATGGATCAGGAACCTTCACTGTAACCATCACTGGACTGAGGAAGACCGACACTGGGACATACTGGTGTGGAGTAGAGCGAGCAGGCGCTGACACCTACACAGAGGTGCACCTCACAGTGATAGAAG CTCCTACCACAACTCCTACCACCACAACTACCACCACAACTACCACCACAACTACCACCACTCGCAAAACTACCCCCTCTACTGCACGTCTCTCCACAGCGCCCCCACCTGGCACCACTGTGTATAATCAGGAGACACAGCCTACAG ATCAGCTGGTTTACATCTCTGTGGGTCTGGGTGTCGGAGCCCTGGTGTTTGGCTTGATTGTGGCTGCAATTATCAAGGTACGACTCAATGCCGGGAAATCAGAGG AAACCATCTCCTGCAGCATGCAGAATCCCAGCATGGCACCCACAGGCACTGGAAGACGAGAAACG AGGGTGGATGACTATGACGTGACGTTCCAGCAGCCAGCTGCAGATACTGTTGTAAACCTACACAAAGGCCCTAACCGCGTCACCTCTGAATCCTGCAAGAATGATTGTATCTATGAAAACTTCACCACAAGCCCCCTAGATAATGATCTCATCTATGCAAACACCATCCAATAA